Sequence from the Paenibacillus tundrae genome:
GTGGATTGAATACGCTTGATCTGAACTACTCTCCTGATCAACCACAATGGTTAAGCAGTTTGAGGCAGGCTGACTTTTTGAACAAAGGTATTTTTCAAGAATGGTTTGATCAGATTGAGGGAAGTTCATTTGATACCCATACTGCTGCGAACGTTTTCTACCAAATGATTCGTTCCGAGCCCAACATTGATCTGTTGATGCATGTGAAGCATATGGAACCTGTGACCGAATCTGCTTCGGGTGACCAGAGGAACATTACAGGAATGGACATCACAACGGAGGAAGGGACGACTGTACATATTGCGACGCGTTCGATCATTGATGCGACCCAAGATGCAGATATCGCCGCAGCTGCTGGAGCGCCTTATTCCATAGGCAGACAGGACATTGGAGACGGCAAGTCTAAGATGGTATCCACCCTCGTCTTTAAGCTAAGTGGGGTCACAGATGACGTATGGCAGAAGTTCAGGGACAGAGAAGGAACAGGTGTGGATAAAATGAGTGCCTGGGGTTACGGAGATGCGCGTAACTATGAATCAACCAATCCAGACCGTGTGAAAATTCGTAGCTTGAACATCGGCAGACAGAATGACGACACCATTTTGATTAACACGATGCAGATCTTTGGAGTCGATCCGTTAGATCCAGCCTCTGTGCAGGAGGGTCTCCGGATAGGTAGGGAAGAGGCTCCGAGGATTGTAGACTATTTGCAGAAAAATTACCCCGAATTCGCAGGTCTTCAGTATGAGGGGACTGCCGATGAACTTTATGTCAGAGAATCACGCCATATCTATGGCGAATATCGGTTGACGCTCGCTGATCTGATGGAAAACCGGGATCACTGGGATGCTATCGCCTACGGCTCTTACGACATTGATATCCAAAGCACAAGTGCCGGACTGCCAGGTACAATTATGATGAGTCCGATTCAGTATGGGGTGCCTTTTCGTGCATTGGTGCCTTTGAACGTAGATGGTCTGTTGGTTGTTGGACGAGCTGCGAGCTATGACACCATTCCTCACGGAAGCGCGAGAGTTGTGCCATTAGGAATGGCAACAGGGGAAGCTGCCGGAGCAGCGGTCAAGCTGGCCGAACTGCATCAGGAAACGTTCCGCGAGCTGTCTGCTTCACAAGAACGTGCAACCGAACTACGTACCATACTGGAGAAGCAAGGGATGGATTTATCGATGCAACCATTCGAGCAACCCGACTATATGAAGCATAAGGATTACCGAGGTTTATTAGCTGCCGCAAGTATGTACATGACCTCTGGTAACTATAATAATGATGGATGGGACTTGGATGTTGCCATGAATCCCGAGCGCTTCTTGAGTAAATTAAAGCGGATGCAGGCGATGTTCCCGAGCAGTTACCCGGGACAAGCTACTGAAGCTATCGCAAACATAACTAATCCGGCTTCCATGCCGCTATCACTCAATCAAGCTGCATACATGATATGGCTAATGATCGAGCCTGTTGGAGCGTCCATATCGCCTGAGCAAGCTATAGCTGAATTGCAGCGGGAAAATCTCATCAGTGCTGCTACGCTGGATGGGATTGCAGACCAAAACGAGCTCACGAATGGAGATGCATACATGCTTCTTCGTGATGTAGTCGAATATCATTCAGGTAAGGTATTTGAATGAGATATAAGAATGCCCTAGTTGACAATTTTGGAGTAATGAACTAATGTGATCAAAAATGGTAACAGCGATCAACAAGGACATGATTACGACGGTTGGCTTCAACAGAGAGAGAACCAATGGTGTGAGGTTTTCGTTGCTGCTTCGTAATTCCCGCCTTGCTAGCTGCGGAGGAGAAGGTCGATGACTGCAACTTCCGCCGGATGAGCCCGTTATGCTCTGAAGGATTGCATGACTGCTACTCGTCCTTAGGTGCGAGCAGCGTTGGCTTGTTCAGCATGCTCAAGTTCAAGAGAACTTTGGCAAGGTAATCTGGCTGAATTCATGCAGTTAAATAAGGGTGGTACCACGACACATTCGTCCCTTGACGGATGTGTCTTTTTGCTGTTTATCCAATGATTATGTTGTACGTCAGATGACAAAAAGAAGAGGTGTATCCACATGCGACAAAGTGAAATTCTAATCCCTACATTACGGGAAGCGCCAGCCGAGGCAGACGCAGCAGGACATCGCTGGTTGCTGCGCTCCGGCATGATTCGCCAACTAGCATCGGGGATCTATAGCTATCTGCCAATGGGGCGACGTGTTCTGTTAAATGTTGAACGTATCGTTCGCGAAGAGATGGATCGTGCGGGATGTCAGGAAGTATTGTTGCCGATTATGCAGCCTGCCGAGCTCTGGGAAGAGTCCGGAAGATATGACCAGTATGGGCCGGAGCTTATGCGCTTGAAGGATCGTCATGCGCGAGAGTTTGCACTCGGGCCAACTCATGAAGAAGTGGTGACTGCACTGGTACGTGATGAGGTCAACTCTTACCGGAAGTTGCCATTCACGTTATATCAGATCGGAACGAAATTCAGAGATGAACGCAGACCGAGGTTTGGTTTGTTGCGTGGTCGGGAATTTGTGATGAAGGACGCGTACTCCTTCGCTTCCAATTGGGAAGAGCTAGACCAGACGTACCAGGCGATGAATACGGCATATTCACGCATTCTGGAGCGCTGTGGCTTGAACTATATGCGCGTTGAAGCGGATGCAGGAACGATTGGGGGACAGGGAGCGACACATGAGTTTATGGCGCTTGCCGATGTGGGTGAGGACACCATTGTCTCCTGTGAGAAGTGTGGCTATGCAGCCAATCTGGAGAAGGCAGGGTACCAAGCTTCCAACTTGAATTCTTCAGGTGAAAAAGGTACAACGAGTCTGGCTAGCTCCGAATTAAATCGCGATCTTCAGCCAGATTCTAATTCAGGTGCAACGTGGACTCGAATAGAAACACCGGGCATTCGTACGATAGACGAATTAAGCTCCTTCTTGAACATTGGGGCAGAAGCGATCATCAAAACATTGATATATCAGGCGGATGATAAGTTGGTTGCGGTACTTGTTCGTGGGGATCATGAAGTCAACGATATTGCATTAAAGCAGGTATTAGGTGTGGAAGAACTGGATTTAGCTGATGAGGCTGCGCTCGCAGGCCATCCTGAATTGGCAGTAGGTTTCCTAGGTCCCATTGGATTGAACATACCTCTAGTTGTGGATCGGGATGTGGTTGGAATGGAAGCAGCGATTACAGGAGGTAATGAGGCAGATATACATCTCTCAGGAGTGCGTCCAGGTAGAGACTTCCCTGTGAGCCGTGTCGAATCCGTTCGTTTTGCAACAGAAGGTGATGGGTGCCCTTCATGCGGAGAACCGCTTTCGTTTACGAAGGGAATCGAGGTGGGGCATATTTTCAAATTAGGAACGAAGTATAGTGATGCTATGGGCGCGTCATTCTTAGATCGTAACGGTCGTCAATCCGCACCTGTAATGGGATGTTATGGTATCGGTGTATCACGCTTAATGGCGGCGGTAGCTGAACAACATGCAGGCGAGGACGGTATACAGTGGCCTGCGTCTATTGCTCCTTACGATGTACATCTCATCACGCTGAGTTGGAAGGATGAACAGCAACAGAAGCTGACGCTTGAGTTGGAACAACAGCTTATGGACGCCGGATACAGCGTATTATTGGATGATCGAGATGAACGACCTGGCGTCAAATTCAAGGATGCAGAGCTGATTGGATTACCTGTGCAGATCGTCATTGGAAGAGGTGCGGCTGAGGGACAGGTTGAACTGGGATCACATGTGCTTGCGATATCCGGGGATTCTAAACGGATCAGTATGGCCGCACAAGAGGCTGTAGATCTTGTGAAGGAACAGCTATGATCTTGTAGCCACCATGTGCGTAGATATAGGTCCAGTTATTATGCGGTAAGCAGAAATTCAGTTGCGATGGCACCTATAAGCCGAAAAAAGAGGGCTAGAGTCATAGAAAAGAATTTAAAATTTTGCATATTGTCATCCGTAAACACTATATTTTTGTATGTTGTATTCTGTATACAACAGGTTTGTGTTAAAGGAAGCAACTAGCGAAGTTTTTTCTAGGAGTGACTGTGCAAATACGCAACATCTAAATGCAAGAATGAACAATCGAAAATACAAGAAAGCCTATGGTAATGGTAATTTTGGGGATATTTACTATAGTTCACTGCGGTAAATGAAGGAAGAGCTTTTTGCCCAGTGTACTGCTGAAGATGTGTTTTTCGCACGGAGTTTGGAAAATGAAGCAGGTAGACTCAGGGTAAGATTGCTAAGTAAGAAGGTGAGCGTGGTAAACATAGTGGTGCCATCCATATTGCCGATTCGTTCCATATACTAATTCTTGAGTCTGCCCAAATAACATAAGAGAAAGGGTGTTCCTTAAGCCGCTAACGGCTAATGGAACACCCTTTTTCTGTTAAGACTATCGTTCAATTCACTAGCTTAGGTTACACTCACATGCAACGCTAATCCTGTTTGCACGCTCTTGCTCTGGAAGCAGATTAAGAAGCGGCTGGCAGTTTCAGTGATTGACCTGGATAAATCCAGTGTGGGTTTTTGATTTTGTTCAGCTTTTGCAA
This genomic interval carries:
- a CDS encoding FAD-dependent oxidoreductase — translated: MGKSKKGRVALIVAAVFIVACSAAYGAFYIWNKNYKFNNNYVWQPLEAVQSTTELADSYDVIVAGTDPEGITAALSAARNGMTVLLTEARHRKMLGGLMTEGGLNTLDLNYSPDQPQWLSSLRQADFLNKGIFQEWFDQIEGSSFDTHTAANVFYQMIRSEPNIDLLMHVKHMEPVTESASGDQRNITGMDITTEEGTTVHIATRSIIDATQDADIAAAAGAPYSIGRQDIGDGKSKMVSTLVFKLSGVTDDVWQKFRDREGTGVDKMSAWGYGDARNYESTNPDRVKIRSLNIGRQNDDTILINTMQIFGVDPLDPASVQEGLRIGREEAPRIVDYLQKNYPEFAGLQYEGTADELYVRESRHIYGEYRLTLADLMENRDHWDAIAYGSYDIDIQSTSAGLPGTIMMSPIQYGVPFRALVPLNVDGLLVVGRAASYDTIPHGSARVVPLGMATGEAAGAAVKLAELHQETFRELSASQERATELRTILEKQGMDLSMQPFEQPDYMKHKDYRGLLAAASMYMTSGNYNNDGWDLDVAMNPERFLSKLKRMQAMFPSSYPGQATEAIANITNPASMPLSLNQAAYMIWLMIEPVGASISPEQAIAELQRENLISAATLDGIADQNELTNGDAYMLLRDVVEYHSGKVFE
- a CDS encoding proline--tRNA ligase, which produces MRQSEILIPTLREAPAEADAAGHRWLLRSGMIRQLASGIYSYLPMGRRVLLNVERIVREEMDRAGCQEVLLPIMQPAELWEESGRYDQYGPELMRLKDRHAREFALGPTHEEVVTALVRDEVNSYRKLPFTLYQIGTKFRDERRPRFGLLRGREFVMKDAYSFASNWEELDQTYQAMNTAYSRILERCGLNYMRVEADAGTIGGQGATHEFMALADVGEDTIVSCEKCGYAANLEKAGYQASNLNSSGEKGTTSLASSELNRDLQPDSNSGATWTRIETPGIRTIDELSSFLNIGAEAIIKTLIYQADDKLVAVLVRGDHEVNDIALKQVLGVEELDLADEAALAGHPELAVGFLGPIGLNIPLVVDRDVVGMEAAITGGNEADIHLSGVRPGRDFPVSRVESVRFATEGDGCPSCGEPLSFTKGIEVGHIFKLGTKYSDAMGASFLDRNGRQSAPVMGCYGIGVSRLMAAVAEQHAGEDGIQWPASIAPYDVHLITLSWKDEQQQKLTLELEQQLMDAGYSVLLDDRDERPGVKFKDAELIGLPVQIVIGRGAAEGQVELGSHVLAISGDSKRISMAAQEAVDLVKEQL